In methanogenic archaeon ISO4-H5, the following are encoded in one genomic region:
- a CDS encoding cell wall biosynthesis protein Mur ligase family: protein MKILVLDTVHGAAAICEGYLAKGYEVTAVDVYHITPDAELGRLAALGVRIAPEAPAERFDIITMPCHCPDAFMGKATCNRRMFYSESVHDLITDTRFRIEVTGVKGKTSTCYLLAHILSACGKKVFLHTSRGQGEYRDGKHFISALKSIAPPSLLCLPEGDYDAMVCEISLGGSGKADIACITNLVEDYGIAKNTRRARDGKKDVLCDGVNIVLPSEKGIWEVYGKPLRLESAHISPAGPAVLGAQFPLKVRYLGREYDVSLRGDYLSMQYTEAMDMALEVCEAMELPAESVMAALASFSGVPGRGEVKVEGGVLKILDRNPGISHMSVEFLLSRLKPLGVLRDAVLLVDPVSKKVCDKMDKDFISDVAAKYGVSMEILDNGEIKPEYIEGKKTVIHLIKEGYQ, encoded by the coding sequence TTGAAGATCCTGGTCCTTGATACCGTACATGGGGCTGCGGCCATCTGCGAAGGCTACCTTGCCAAGGGGTACGAGGTCACAGCGGTCGATGTATACCATATCACTCCGGATGCCGAGCTCGGCCGTCTGGCTGCCTTGGGTGTGCGTATCGCTCCCGAGGCACCGGCTGAGCGTTTCGATATCATAACAATGCCCTGCCATTGCCCGGACGCATTCATGGGTAAGGCCACCTGCAATCGCAGGATGTTCTACTCGGAATCCGTCCATGACCTCATTACCGACACACGTTTTCGTATCGAGGTCACCGGGGTAAAAGGAAAGACCAGTACCTGTTACCTGCTGGCACATATTCTTTCGGCATGCGGTAAGAAGGTCTTCCTGCATACCTCCCGCGGACAAGGGGAGTACCGTGACGGAAAGCATTTCATATCCGCGCTGAAGAGCATCGCACCCCCTTCCCTGCTGTGTCTTCCGGAGGGCGATTACGATGCGATGGTCTGCGAGATCTCTCTCGGCGGTTCAGGCAAGGCCGACATCGCCTGCATTACCAACCTGGTGGAGGACTACGGTATTGCCAAGAACACCCGCAGGGCCCGCGACGGTAAGAAGGATGTCCTCTGCGACGGAGTCAACATAGTGCTGCCTTCCGAAAAGGGAATCTGGGAGGTATATGGCAAACCGCTCCGCTTGGAGTCTGCACACATCAGTCCCGCAGGGCCTGCCGTTCTGGGCGCACAGTTCCCGCTCAAAGTCAGATATCTGGGCAGGGAATACGATGTCTCCCTCCGCGGAGATTATCTTTCCATGCAGTACACCGAGGCAATGGATATGGCCCTCGAGGTCTGCGAAGCGATGGAACTCCCGGCAGAAAGCGTCATGGCTGCCCTGGCATCCTTCTCAGGGGTCCCCGGAAGGGGAGAGGTGAAGGTGGAGGGCGGGGTCCTGAAAATCCTTGACAGGAATCCCGGTATTTCGCATATGAGCGTGGAATTTCTGCTGTCCCGCCTCAAGCCTCTCGGCGTGCTTAGGGACGCCGTTCTGCTGGTGGACCCCGTCAGCAAGAAGGTATGCGATAAGATGGACAAGGATTTCATTTCGGACGTGGCCGCCAAGTACGGGGTTTCGATGGAAATTTTGGATAACGGAGAGATCAAGCCTGAGTACATCGAGGGCAAGAAGACCGTAATTCATCTGATCAAAGAGGGTTATCAGTGA
- a CDS encoding methanogeneis marker protein 13: protein MHPRPNPIVAAMYTLRDMDVDVIVTHGPAGCCFMASRPLENAGVRVVTSALKDNDLIFGGADPLVRTAEEAIQRFHPRTMAVVGTCASTIIGDDVAAAIRRVDKGDCNLFNVDCSGCLADNTMGAIRALKAGAKAGVISKEECDRQTALLKAATALEKQKGMAGRTYLSPTKGPTKYGVAKRIANALREGKKVAFVMLAKKELAYRYADMFLAAAEACRELGGEVRCFANLDADKGLPRIRRYCTNILGELGNSGVTVDIIGGLDEYAVIGEEMAEKVDEYQPDLRVFLDICHAYPDLRKDDILITDQPRELANYLAQGFEFSVGEPSSHNMVMGTDKIVMLETAETLREIARGE from the coding sequence ATGCATCCCCGCCCCAATCCCATCGTGGCAGCCATGTACACCCTGCGCGACATGGACGTGGATGTCATCGTGACCCATGGGCCGGCCGGATGCTGTTTCATGGCATCGCGTCCGCTTGAAAACGCCGGCGTCAGAGTCGTGACGTCAGCGCTCAAGGATAATGACCTGATATTCGGAGGGGCGGATCCTCTGGTACGTACAGCCGAAGAGGCGATACAGAGATTCCATCCCCGTACCATGGCCGTTGTAGGTACATGTGCCAGCACGATTATAGGCGATGATGTTGCCGCAGCCATCCGCAGGGTGGACAAGGGAGACTGCAACCTCTTCAATGTAGATTGCAGCGGCTGTCTGGCCGACAATACCATGGGTGCCATCCGTGCCCTCAAGGCCGGTGCCAAGGCAGGTGTCATCTCTAAAGAGGAATGCGACCGTCAGACTGCTCTTCTAAAGGCCGCCACCGCTTTGGAGAAACAGAAGGGGATGGCGGGAAGGACATACCTGTCGCCGACCAAAGGTCCTACCAAGTACGGTGTCGCCAAACGTATCGCCAACGCACTTCGCGAAGGGAAGAAAGTGGCATTCGTAATGCTTGCCAAGAAAGAGCTGGCCTACCGTTACGCGGACATGTTCCTGGCGGCCGCCGAGGCCTGCAGGGAGCTTGGCGGCGAGGTACGTTGCTTCGCCAACCTCGATGCTGACAAGGGACTCCCGCGCATCCGCAGGTACTGCACCAACATCCTAGGCGAACTTGGTAACAGCGGTGTGACGGTGGATATCATCGGGGGCCTGGACGAGTATGCTGTAATCGGGGAGGAGATGGCCGAGAAGGTCGACGAATACCAGCCGGATCTCCGCGTGTTCCTTGATATATGCCACGCATACCCAGATCTCAGAAAAGATGACATTCTCATCACCGACCAGCCCCGTGAACTCGCCAATTATCTGGCACAGGGATTCGAGTTCTCCGTCGGTGAACCCTCCTCCCACAACATGGTCATGGGTACCGATAAAATTGTCATGTTGGAAACAGCCGAGACCTTAAGGGAGATCGCCAGGGGTGAGTGA
- a CDS encoding cobyrinic acid a,c-diamide synthase CbiA1, producing the protein MIAGTGSGVGKTSIATGLMSALSRKYKVQAFKAGPDFIDPMYHTAATGRPSRNLDSFMMDEGRIRNLVGYSSKDADLCIVEGVRGLYEGFSGDGDIGSTAYLAKTLGLPVVLVVNAGSLTRSAAAIINGFRDFDPDVKIAGVILNKVSGSQHSEKLDLAMRTYCKGVKLLGKIRKDSDNTLEQRYLGLATLHNYDQGNIVPLERLVDTVDLDMLVDIAESFQTELPDSSPYVSRKSGLRAAVPYDDAYCFLYRENVECMQASGIDVKFFSPVKGDSLPDADMAYLCGGYPELFADKISDNKDYLEGLKQMSDEGKPILGECGGMMTLCKDMKVKSGGTYRMVGCFDATADMVGKRHGPTYVIADATPDNPLFSGTVKGHEYHYSEVQAGDSEFCFSVRRGQGISGKMDGMFRNRTVGTYLHQHALSHEDWAKGFVDSCQ; encoded by the coding sequence GTGATTGCCGGTACCGGGAGCGGTGTGGGGAAGACCTCCATCGCTACAGGTCTGATGTCAGCCCTATCGAGGAAATACAAGGTACAGGCCTTCAAGGCCGGACCTGATTTCATCGATCCGATGTACCATACGGCAGCCACGGGCCGTCCTTCCAGGAATCTCGATTCTTTTATGATGGATGAGGGGCGCATACGCAACCTGGTCGGTTATTCTTCCAAGGATGCAGACTTGTGCATAGTGGAAGGCGTCCGCGGATTGTACGAAGGATTCTCGGGGGACGGCGACATCGGTTCAACCGCATATCTGGCGAAGACCCTCGGGCTGCCGGTCGTGCTGGTGGTCAACGCCGGTTCGCTGACACGTTCCGCAGCAGCCATCATCAACGGATTCCGTGATTTCGATCCTGATGTGAAGATCGCGGGAGTAATCCTCAACAAGGTCTCCGGGAGTCAGCATTCCGAAAAGTTGGATCTTGCAATGAGGACGTACTGCAAGGGCGTCAAACTGCTCGGCAAGATACGCAAAGACTCCGATAACACCTTGGAACAGAGGTATCTGGGTCTAGCAACTCTTCACAATTACGACCAAGGTAACATCGTTCCTTTGGAACGTCTCGTGGACACGGTAGATCTCGATATGCTGGTGGACATCGCCGAATCGTTCCAGACCGAGCTGCCGGATTCTTCCCCCTATGTATCACGCAAATCAGGACTCAGGGCAGCGGTTCCCTACGATGATGCCTATTGTTTCCTTTACAGGGAGAATGTAGAATGCATGCAGGCGTCAGGAATAGATGTGAAGTTCTTCAGCCCTGTCAAGGGTGACTCCCTTCCCGACGCGGATATGGCATACCTGTGCGGCGGGTATCCCGAACTTTTCGCCGATAAGATTTCCGACAACAAGGACTATCTGGAAGGCTTGAAACAGATGTCCGATGAAGGGAAGCCGATTCTCGGCGAATGCGGAGGCATGATGACCTTATGCAAGGACATGAAGGTAAAGTCCGGGGGGACCTACAGGATGGTAGGTTGTTTCGATGCCACCGCGGATATGGTGGGGAAAAGGCATGGGCCGACCTATGTCATCGCCGATGCGACCCCTGATAATCCTTTGTTCAGCGGTACCGTGAAAGGTCACGAGTATCATTACTCGGAGGTGCAGGCCGGGGATTCCGAATTCTGTTTCTCGGTCAGGCGCGGTCAGGGAATATCCGGGAAGATGGATGGTATGTTCAGGAACCGCACCGTCGGTACCTATCTGCATCAGCATGCCCTCTCCCACGAGGATTGGGCGAAGGGATTCGTCGATTCCTGTCAGTGA